Proteins co-encoded in one Streptomyces sp. NBC_01283 genomic window:
- a CDS encoding Zn-dependent alcohol dehydrogenase, whose translation MVRAAVLPAVGSPLEITEIDLPEPGPGQVRVRLAAAGVCHSDLSLTNGTMRVPVPAVLGHEGAGTVVSVGEGVTHVAPGDGVVLNWAPSCGSCHPCSLGEVWLCVNALAGAADVYARRASDGADLHPGLNVAAFAEETVVAGNCVLPAPVGVPLTDAALLGCAVLTGYGAVHHSAKVREGETVAVFGVGGVGLATLQAARIAGASRIIAVDVSPEKEELARSAGATEYVVASEKTAKAIRGLTDGQGVDVAVECVGRAVTIRTAWESTRRGGRTTVVGIGGKDQQVTFNALEIFHWGRTLAGCVYGNSDPAADLPVLADHIRAGRFDLGVLVTDRIALDGIPAAFENMVAGKGGRALVVF comes from the coding sequence GTGGTCCGCGCCGCTGTTCTGCCCGCCGTCGGTTCTCCGTTGGAGATCACCGAGATCGACCTGCCCGAGCCGGGCCCCGGCCAGGTGCGGGTGCGTCTCGCCGCGGCCGGGGTCTGCCACTCCGACCTGTCCCTGACCAACGGCACGATGCGGGTGCCCGTGCCCGCCGTGCTCGGGCACGAGGGCGCGGGGACGGTCGTGTCCGTGGGCGAGGGCGTCACGCATGTCGCGCCCGGTGACGGCGTGGTCCTCAACTGGGCTCCTTCCTGCGGCAGTTGTCACCCCTGCTCGCTCGGCGAGGTGTGGCTGTGCGTGAACGCGCTGGCCGGTGCCGCCGATGTGTACGCCCGTCGCGCCTCGGACGGCGCCGACCTCCACCCCGGCCTGAACGTCGCGGCGTTCGCCGAGGAGACGGTGGTGGCGGGCAACTGCGTGCTGCCCGCCCCGGTCGGCGTCCCGCTGACGGACGCGGCGCTCCTGGGCTGTGCGGTGCTCACCGGGTACGGCGCCGTGCACCACTCCGCGAAGGTCCGCGAGGGCGAGACGGTGGCCGTCTTCGGGGTCGGGGGAGTGGGCCTCGCGACGCTCCAGGCGGCCCGGATCGCCGGTGCGTCGCGGATCATCGCCGTCGACGTGTCCCCGGAGAAGGAGGAGCTGGCGCGGTCGGCCGGGGCGACGGAGTACGTGGTCGCCTCCGAGAAGACGGCCAAGGCCATCCGCGGGCTGACCGACGGCCAGGGCGTGGACGTGGCGGTGGAGTGCGTGGGGCGCGCGGTGACGATCCGTACGGCCTGGGAGTCCACGCGGCGCGGCGGCCGTACGACGGTGGTCGGCATCGGCGGCAAGGACCAGCAGGTCACCTTCAACGCCCTGGAGATCTTCCACTGGGGCAGGACGCTCGCGGGCTGCGTGTACGGGAACTCCGACCCGGCGGCCGACCTGCCGGTCCTCGCGGACCACATCCGGGCGGGACGCTTCGACCTGGGCGTCCTGGTGACGGACCGGATCGCGCTGGACGGCATCCCCGCGGCCTTCGAGAACATGGTCGCGGGGAAGGGTGGACGGGCGCTGGTGGTGTTCTAG